The sequence AGCCGCGCGGTAGAAGCAAGCTGCACGAGGCAATGGTCAGCCGGATGATAGTAGTAGGTGCCTGCGGCAATCCCTGCGACCCGATCCGGCTTGATATACAAGTAGGCTTGCACCGGATACAGCCCACCGGCAGAGCCCCACGCATATTTGGGCGTTCCATCGAGCGTTTCCTGCCGTAAGCACGCCAGCCATACGCTGAGCTGCGCGAACGAGAGCGGCTGGCTGTCAAACGTGCGGTGGCTGCGCCGCTCGCGGGCCAACGATCGCGGATCGCTATCGAGCGTGTGATCGGCCAGGCTGATGCGCGGTCTGGCAGGTGCGTCGCGACGAAGGCCGGGCTGTGTGCTCTTGAAGCGTGTCCGCTCTTCGGGATCATCCAGCACGTCAAACGCCAGGGTCGGATCGGGTGTCGCGCTGGTCGGCGGGGCGGTGCGACTCGTCACGCTGGCGTCTTGTGCCGTCCGCTGCGCGTAGAACTCCGCGATAGCACGGGGAGTTGATAGACGGACCAGCTCATCAAGCCTGGGACGAAAGCCAAACTCGGCTTCCAGCAAGTTGGCGATCCTGACAATATCGACCGAGTTCGCTCCAAAGCTCAGCAGGTCGGCATCATGGTCGATCTGATCCAGCTTGAAAACGCTGGCAACCAGCCGCGCGATCGTCTCCGTCCGTGGCGCGTGTGTGGATGGCGCGGGCGGCGCGGATGCGGAATGCGTCGCCGGGTCGGGGAGCGCACTTCGGTCGACCTTGCCATTGGCCGTGAGCG comes from Herpetosiphonaceae bacterium and encodes:
- a CDS encoding nitroreductase family protein encodes the protein LTANGKVDRSALPDPATHSASAPPAPSTHAPRTETIARLVASVFKLDQIDHDADLLSFGANSVDIVRIANLLEAEFGFRPRLDELVRLSTPRAIAEFYAQRTAQDASVTSRTAPPTSATPDPTLAFDVLDDPEERTRFKSTQPGLRRDAPARPRISLADHTLDSDPRSLARERRSHRTFDSQPLSFAQLSVWLACLRQETLDGTPKYAWGSAGGLYPVQAYLYIKPDRVAGIAAGTYYYHPADHCLVQLASTARLDRNLHAWINQPIFDRSAFSLFLLGKLSAIGPMYGQSSRDFCLIEAGLITQHLEISAPASRIGLCQIGNFDFAPIRHWFDLADDHIYLHSLLGGPIDPVNSLSAATDDARWDEGEL